From the genome of Tautonia marina, one region includes:
- a CDS encoding glycine cleavage system protein R: protein MSRHVILTLTGADRIGIVEELTRILLERDGNVETSRMARLGGEFAVLMLVSLPEARQEDLSQGLEGLASLGYKLTVTPTERPYAEVHPGWQAFRIEVEGADDEGIVHRVARHLSSQGINIESMETETTSAPFGGAPLFNMSASVVVPPELAETSWSDGLFAIGNEMNLDVRVTPEPED, encoded by the coding sequence ATGAGCAGGCATGTCATTCTCACCCTAACCGGCGCCGACCGGATCGGCATTGTCGAGGAGTTGACCCGGATTTTGCTCGAACGCGATGGGAACGTTGAGACGAGCCGAATGGCCAGGCTCGGCGGTGAGTTTGCCGTCCTGATGCTTGTGAGCTTGCCAGAGGCTCGGCAAGAGGATCTAAGTCAAGGGTTGGAGGGGCTGGCCTCTCTCGGCTACAAGCTTACCGTCACGCCAACCGAACGCCCCTACGCCGAAGTCCATCCCGGCTGGCAGGCGTTTCGAATTGAGGTTGAAGGGGCTGACGATGAAGGGATCGTCCATCGGGTTGCCCGTCATCTGTCGAGCCAGGGAATCAACATCGAGTCGATGGAGACCGAGACGACCTCAGCTCCCTTTGGTGGTGCCCCTCTCTTTAACATGTCGGCAAGTGTTGTCGTTCCTCCCGAGCTTGCCGAAACCTCCTGGAGCGACGGTTTGTTTGCCATTGGAAACGAGATGAACCTGGATGTCCGCGTGACTCCAGAGCCCGAGGATTGA
- a CDS encoding isochorismatase family protein, protein MQLVPIRVALLLAPWLLCVAEAAPQELTGETRTYSNRLTPIDDPQPILADFPEFVAPIEETARFEAPVLVDDPEADLEVRAWRFSYNARGIIEIPNRLRSDRTAIVVVHPWGIDDGQGWDTPEPAGAAFQCTPVKNAIALDHATAVINPFLNAWRDQVGAVVYSLPGTEDPIRGKLYRSVRSTPSPEDRVNGQRELTEALRSFTYQGDALPQQLEVSTETPTIDYFRNFRGLDAGPTYDPPGFWELPIPVMKPIEVAPEDVVIYDGEGYDLLREFLQSQGIRHVLLAGYNTDMCVCSTTAGYENLRKDFNVFLIGDATLATFPANPRPSLATNAAVSFAALDLFITQVSWIRPRQNTRSTD, encoded by the coding sequence ATGCAACTCGTTCCGATTCGCGTGGCGTTGCTCCTCGCCCCCTGGCTGTTGTGTGTTGCGGAAGCGGCGCCACAGGAACTGACCGGTGAGACGCGCACGTATTCCAACCGACTGACCCCGATCGACGATCCACAGCCGATTCTTGCCGATTTTCCCGAGTTCGTGGCCCCGATCGAGGAGACGGCTCGCTTCGAAGCACCGGTCCTCGTGGACGATCCCGAAGCCGATCTTGAGGTTCGAGCCTGGCGGTTCTCCTACAACGCCAGAGGAATCATCGAGATCCCCAACCGCCTTCGGAGCGACCGTACCGCCATTGTGGTCGTTCATCCCTGGGGAATCGACGACGGTCAGGGGTGGGATACCCCTGAGCCGGCCGGTGCCGCGTTCCAATGTACGCCGGTCAAGAATGCAATCGCACTCGACCATGCAACAGCAGTCATCAATCCCTTCCTGAACGCCTGGCGAGATCAAGTCGGCGCGGTCGTCTACAGCCTTCCCGGCACCGAAGACCCGATTCGGGGCAAACTCTACCGATCCGTCCGCAGCACTCCCAGCCCGGAGGATCGAGTGAACGGTCAGCGGGAATTGACCGAAGCACTGCGCTCCTTTACGTACCAGGGCGATGCCTTGCCACAACAACTCGAGGTCTCGACTGAAACACCAACCATCGACTACTTCCGCAACTTTCGGGGCCTTGACGCTGGGCCGACCTACGACCCGCCGGGATTTTGGGAACTCCCCATCCCGGTTATGAAACCCATCGAAGTCGCTCCCGAAGATGTGGTCATCTATGACGGCGAAGGATACGACCTACTCCGCGAGTTCCTCCAATCGCAAGGCATCCGGCACGTACTCCTGGCAGGTTACAACACCGACATGTGTGTTTGTTCCACCACAGCCGGATATGAGAACCTGCGAAAAGACTTTAACGTCTTCCTGATCGGCGATGCAACGCTCGCCACGTTCCCTGCAAATCCCCGGCCCAGCCTGGCGACGAATGCCGCCGTCTCGTTCGCCGCACTTGATCTGTTCATCACTCAGGTCTCCTGGATCCGACCTCGGCAAAACACCCGTTCAACCGATTGA
- a CDS encoding polysaccharide deacetylase family protein, which produces MIDRRQFLAKTTALSTLATTLPRAIARGQDDETKPAQIAITLDLEMSRQYPTRDQFHWDYEKGNLDRDTKRYAVEAARRVADRGVRIHFFALGRTMEQEDVSWLQQIAEAGHPIGNHTYDHVNVLATEPGAIQFRFERAPWLIEGRSIKEVLRENIRLADRALQTRLGIDVAGFRTPGGFHEGISPRSDIQQLLIDQGYHWVSSKYPAHPSSKPGTAPDDALLDAIVAAQAEAQPFRYPSGLIEVPMSPISDVGAFRTSRWPLEAFLESIRRCITWAIDRGAVFDFLAHPSCLLVEDPEFRSIDLICDLVDNAQDRAAIVDLETIARRVSE; this is translated from the coding sequence ATGATTGACCGACGGCAATTCCTGGCCAAAACCACGGCCCTCTCCACCCTTGCGACCACCTTGCCGAGGGCCATAGCCCGTGGCCAGGACGACGAGACGAAACCCGCGCAGATCGCGATCACGCTTGACCTGGAAATGTCTCGCCAGTACCCGACTCGTGACCAGTTTCATTGGGATTACGAGAAGGGGAATCTGGACCGGGACACGAAACGATACGCCGTGGAAGCCGCCCGGCGGGTCGCCGATCGCGGAGTCAGGATCCACTTTTTTGCCCTCGGCCGCACCATGGAGCAAGAGGACGTTTCCTGGCTCCAACAGATCGCCGAAGCCGGTCATCCAATCGGCAACCATACTTACGATCATGTGAATGTTCTCGCCACGGAACCAGGGGCCATTCAGTTTCGATTTGAACGCGCTCCGTGGCTCATTGAAGGTCGAAGCATCAAGGAAGTTCTCCGCGAGAATATTCGGCTGGCCGATCGAGCCTTGCAAACTCGGCTCGGCATTGATGTGGCCGGATTTCGAACCCCGGGCGGGTTCCACGAGGGCATCTCACCACGCTCTGACATCCAGCAATTGCTCATCGACCAGGGCTATCACTGGGTCAGCAGCAAGTATCCTGCGCATCCCTCAAGCAAGCCCGGGACAGCCCCCGATGACGCACTGCTCGACGCGATCGTCGCGGCCCAGGCCGAGGCTCAGCCGTTTCGTTATCCTTCGGGACTGATCGAGGTTCCCATGAGCCCGATCAGCGATGTCGGGGCGTTTCGAACCAGCCGGTGGCCGCTGGAGGCCTTCCTCGAATCCATCCGACGCTGCATCACCTGGGCGATCGACCGGGGGGCGGTCTTTGACTTCCTTGCGCATCCCTCGTGCCTGCTGGTCGAAGATCCCGAGTTCCGCTCGATCGACTTGATCTGCGATCTGGTCGACAACGCGCAGGATCGGGCCGCCATCGTCGATCTGGAGACGATCGCCCGACGCGTCTCGGAGTGA
- a CDS encoding TatD family hydrolase codes for MDYIDPHIHMVSRTTDDYKRMALAGCVLISEPAFWAGFDRSGPEGFRDYFRQLTAFERKRSLAHGIEHRTWLCINAKEAEDVELARAVIAMIPEFIDNPEVLGIGEIGLNKNTPNEATVFLEHLDVAAKLDELVLVHTPHLVDKYKGTRMILDMVREYRDAIAPERVCIDHVEEHTIKPALDAGHWVGMTLYPTTKCTPARAADLIEVYGTERIMVNSAGDWGHSDPLAVPEFIFEMRSRGHDDATIKMVVYDNPLTFFSQCPRFSYTPRATEGEPSVV; via the coding sequence ATGGATTACATCGACCCGCATATCCACATGGTCAGCCGGACCACCGATGACTACAAGCGCATGGCCCTGGCCGGATGCGTCCTCATCAGCGAGCCGGCCTTCTGGGCCGGGTTCGATCGGTCGGGGCCGGAAGGATTTCGAGACTATTTCCGGCAGCTCACGGCGTTTGAGCGGAAGCGATCGCTGGCCCACGGAATCGAGCATCGAACCTGGCTTTGCATCAATGCGAAGGAGGCCGAGGACGTCGAGCTTGCCCGAGCCGTGATCGCCATGATTCCGGAGTTCATCGACAATCCCGAAGTACTTGGCATCGGCGAGATCGGCCTGAACAAGAATACGCCGAACGAGGCGACCGTCTTCCTGGAACATCTCGACGTCGCCGCGAAGCTTGATGAGCTGGTGCTCGTCCACACGCCCCACCTGGTGGACAAGTACAAGGGGACCCGGATGATTCTCGACATGGTTCGAGAATACCGCGACGCCATCGCTCCCGAACGGGTTTGCATCGACCACGTCGAGGAGCACACGATCAAACCCGCACTCGACGCCGGCCACTGGGTCGGCATGACACTCTACCCCACCACCAAATGCACCCCCGCGCGAGCCGCTGATCTGATCGAGGTCTACGGCACCGAGCGCATCATGGTCAACTCGGCCGGTGACTGGGGCCACAGCGATCCCCTGGCCGTCCCTGAGTTCATCTTCGAAATGCGTTCCCGCGGTCACGACGATGCGACCATCAAAATGGTCGTCTACGACAATCCGCTGACCTTCTTCTCTCAATGTCCGAGGTTCTCGTATACCCCAAGGGCCACGGAGGGGGAACCGTCGGTCGTGTGA
- a CDS encoding alkaline phosphatase family protein: MSDRVVLLTIPQLRCRDVTPGGLGSLERLTSRGSMTSAVPPFPGLASSAFATLMTGLEPREHGLIGNVFLDRVARNVVTVPLPDSAVLGQKLWHMAREERPGARVMLWFTPDTRGADVELMAWVDRPRLLHTVPEDLQNRLELELGPFPKEEQTDEPTFEPPSTWILQSASRMIQEERPDLAVIRVPYLGQIARRYGPDGRHAGRAIRTLDAMLADFLKTLPEGTAVVAVTESIVTPVTETIFPNRILRDLGLLKTVALPSGGIGVDLSHSPAFALADHQLCHIYFNDPSVAGTVASTFSGAQSDGVALVVASDEQRNLLGLDHPRAGDVVLVACPDSWFAPSWWISEDERPVVVTESSIPIGDSTLLNPDHVRGSLGAPPPSDLYIGVLICSEPGMIKGNEERPSSSSEVVRLVLDLLKRPRAARSD; the protein is encoded by the coding sequence ATGTCTGACCGTGTCGTTCTCTTGACGATTCCCCAGCTTCGGTGTCGGGATGTGACCCCCGGCGGACTCGGATCGCTGGAACGCCTGACCTCCCGAGGTTCAATGACCTCGGCCGTGCCACCCTTTCCGGGGTTGGCCTCCTCGGCCTTTGCCACCCTGATGACGGGGCTTGAACCTCGCGAGCATGGACTGATCGGGAATGTCTTCCTGGACCGCGTTGCCCGGAACGTGGTAACGGTCCCCCTGCCCGACTCGGCGGTGCTGGGGCAGAAACTCTGGCACATGGCCCGCGAAGAACGACCCGGTGCGAGGGTGATGCTCTGGTTCACGCCCGATACTCGAGGCGCTGACGTGGAATTGATGGCATGGGTTGATCGCCCTCGCCTGCTACACACCGTCCCCGAGGATCTGCAAAACCGACTCGAACTTGAGCTTGGCCCTTTCCCGAAGGAAGAGCAGACCGACGAGCCCACCTTCGAACCGCCGAGTACCTGGATTCTTCAAAGCGCCTCGCGGATGATCCAGGAAGAACGGCCCGACCTGGCCGTCATTCGCGTGCCGTACCTTGGGCAAATCGCCCGTCGCTACGGACCCGATGGTCGCCACGCAGGTCGGGCCATCCGAACGCTCGACGCGATGCTCGCCGACTTTCTCAAGACGCTGCCTGAGGGCACCGCCGTTGTCGCCGTGACCGAGTCGATTGTTACGCCGGTCACCGAGACGATTTTTCCGAATCGCATTCTGCGCGATCTCGGCTTGCTCAAGACGGTGGCCTTGCCCTCAGGCGGGATCGGGGTCGATCTCTCCCATTCCCCGGCCTTTGCCCTGGCCGACCATCAGCTTTGCCACATCTACTTTAATGATCCCTCGGTGGCGGGGACCGTGGCCTCGACCTTTTCAGGAGCACAGAGCGACGGCGTGGCGCTGGTAGTCGCCTCGGATGAACAGCGGAATCTTCTGGGACTCGATCACCCGAGGGCGGGGGATGTTGTCCTCGTGGCCTGTCCGGATTCCTGGTTTGCGCCGTCGTGGTGGATCTCCGAAGACGAACGCCCTGTCGTCGTCACCGAGTCGTCCATTCCGATCGGAGACTCCACCTTGCTCAACCCGGACCACGTCCGAGGATCGCTCGGTGCTCCTCCGCCCAGCGACCTCTACATCGGCGTCCTCATCTGCTCCGAACCGGGAATGATCAAGGGGAATGAGGAGCGGCCCAGCTCCAGCTCCGAGGTCGTTCGCCTGGTGCTCGACCTTCTGAAGCGGCCGCGTGCGGCACGATCCGATTGA
- a CDS encoding UbiA family prenyltransferase, with product MRLKPYFQLVRLPNVFTAAADSLSGWLLVGGLLVGARAWLPLVVASMAIYAAGIALNDVFDLDVDRGERPGRPLPSGKVSVTFAVSMAVALLAVGFASASFAGLRSAMVAGALIASVVAYDAGVRRTILGPELMGLCRGLNVLLGMSLAPEFGGPAAWTVAAAMAVFIAGVTWISRFETEVGRRAAPASGLVLQAIGIAALFGAGISGGSFPSPWTDRPSVPILGIVILILVSSRILWASGRAVREPRPETLQRAVKVGVLSLIWLHVGVVACVREPTSALAVAALWIPASLTARWIYST from the coding sequence ATGCGATTGAAACCGTATTTTCAACTGGTTCGACTCCCGAACGTCTTCACGGCCGCCGCCGATAGTCTGAGTGGCTGGTTGCTTGTCGGTGGACTTCTGGTGGGTGCAAGGGCCTGGCTGCCGCTGGTCGTCGCCTCGATGGCGATTTATGCCGCGGGGATCGCCCTCAATGATGTGTTTGACCTGGACGTCGACCGAGGCGAACGGCCCGGTCGCCCTTTGCCTTCCGGGAAGGTGTCCGTGACGTTCGCGGTGAGCATGGCGGTGGCCTTGCTTGCGGTCGGATTCGCCTCGGCGAGTTTCGCCGGTCTGCGATCGGCGATGGTGGCGGGGGCCTTGATTGCCTCCGTCGTCGCATACGATGCGGGAGTGCGTCGAACCATCCTCGGGCCGGAATTGATGGGACTCTGCCGGGGCCTGAATGTCCTGCTCGGCATGAGCCTTGCCCCTGAGTTCGGCGGCCCGGCTGCCTGGACGGTCGCGGCGGCAATGGCCGTGTTCATTGCCGGAGTGACCTGGATCAGCCGCTTCGAGACGGAAGTCGGCCGTCGAGCGGCCCCTGCCTCGGGCCTGGTGCTTCAAGCAATCGGGATCGCGGCCCTGTTCGGCGCGGGGATTTCCGGAGGATCGTTCCCAAGTCCTTGGACCGATCGTCCGAGTGTTCCCATCCTTGGAATCGTGATCCTCATCCTCGTCTCGTCTCGAATTCTCTGGGCCAGTGGTCGAGCGGTGCGCGAACCGAGGCCCGAGACGTTGCAACGGGCGGTCAAGGTTGGGGTCCTCTCGTTGATCTGGCTGCATGTTGGGGTCGTTGCCTGCGTTCGAGAGCCGACCTCGGCTCTTGCCGTGGCTGCGCTCTGGATTCCGGCCTCCCTGACGGCCCGATGGATTTACTCGACCTGA
- a CDS encoding sugar phosphate isomerase/epimerase family protein: protein MRLAFSTNAYMRFPFDEAAERIAAIGYEGLELMADVPHAWPAGLLDGIKQAITQSMQRHALRFSNVNAFMMNAIADARQPYWYPSFIEPDKGYRSVRIDHTRRSLDLCAELGAPHITTEPGGPIAPGQSRQEAIDLFVEVLKPLAEHADRRGVLLLIEPEPGLLLETTDQYLEVAERVNAPSLGLNFDVGHAYCMAEDLPAQIAKLAHLTNHYHVEDIAASRVHHHLVPGTGAIDFPGVFDAIRKTGYDGWVTVELYPFVDDPDEAARQAIEHLRPLVETPADAG, encoded by the coding sequence ATGCGACTGGCGTTCAGCACCAATGCGTACATGCGTTTCCCCTTCGACGAGGCCGCCGAGCGGATTGCCGCAATCGGCTACGAAGGGCTTGAACTCATGGCCGATGTGCCCCACGCCTGGCCGGCGGGGCTGCTCGACGGGATAAAGCAGGCGATCACTCAGAGCATGCAGCGGCATGCGCTCCGGTTCTCGAACGTCAACGCGTTCATGATGAACGCCATTGCCGACGCTCGGCAACCGTACTGGTATCCTTCGTTCATCGAGCCCGACAAAGGTTATCGCAGTGTCCGGATCGATCACACCCGGCGATCGCTTGACCTGTGTGCCGAACTGGGCGCTCCTCACATTACGACTGAACCAGGGGGACCGATCGCTCCCGGACAGTCGCGGCAAGAGGCCATTGATCTGTTTGTTGAAGTCCTCAAACCCCTGGCCGAGCATGCCGATCGACGCGGGGTGTTGCTCCTGATTGAGCCGGAACCCGGCCTCTTGCTCGAAACCACCGATCAGTATCTTGAAGTTGCCGAACGTGTGAATGCCCCCTCGCTTGGCCTCAACTTCGACGTGGGACACGCCTACTGCATGGCCGAGGATTTGCCCGCTCAGATTGCCAAGCTCGCGCATTTGACCAACCATTATCACGTCGAGGACATCGCGGCCTCCCGAGTGCATCATCACCTCGTCCCCGGCACGGGGGCGATCGATTTCCCGGGAGTCTTCGACGCGATCCGCAAGACCGGCTACGACGGTTGGGTCACGGTCGAACTCTACCCCTTTGTCGACGACCCCGACGAGGCAGCTCGACAGGCGATCGAACACCTGCGACCCCTGGTCGAGACCCCCGCCGACGCCGGATGA
- a CDS encoding arginyltransferase, which translates to MDITAHVVSRIRPCSYVPSQASRMEFEVVRTMDPDDYLRRLQAGWRRFGRTLFRPRCLGCSECRSLRVDARRFRPDRSMKRVRSRNLGILEWTVQEASGPPDPEVLDLYDRYHFRQKELRGWPSHELDAPEDFYDAFLDNPIPTEQWSYRLDGRLIGAGFVDVLPGAFSAIYFVYDHAFLDRSPGTWNILCLLDRAAEQGRQHVYLGYFVAECRSLSYKARFQPNEVLDSKGNWVPFVS; encoded by the coding sequence ATGGATATTACCGCTCATGTCGTCTCTCGAATCCGGCCGTGCAGCTACGTGCCGTCGCAGGCGTCTCGCATGGAATTCGAGGTCGTCAGAACGATGGACCCGGACGATTATCTTCGACGGCTCCAGGCCGGCTGGCGGCGGTTTGGTCGGACCCTGTTCCGGCCTCGGTGTCTGGGATGCTCGGAATGCCGATCGCTTCGTGTCGATGCCCGTCGGTTTCGCCCCGATCGAAGCATGAAGCGTGTGCGTTCCCGGAACCTTGGCATTCTGGAGTGGACCGTTCAGGAGGCCTCCGGTCCACCCGATCCGGAAGTGCTCGACCTCTACGATCGCTACCATTTCCGTCAGAAAGAACTGCGAGGATGGCCCAGCCACGAACTCGACGCTCCCGAGGACTTTTACGACGCCTTTCTCGACAACCCGATTCCGACCGAGCAATGGTCGTATCGACTCGACGGCCGATTGATCGGCGCGGGGTTCGTCGATGTCCTTCCCGGAGCCTTCTCAGCCATTTATTTTGTCTACGACCACGCGTTTCTCGACCGGTCCCCGGGAACTTGGAACATTCTCTGCCTGCTTGATCGAGCAGCCGAACAGGGAAGGCAACACGTTTACCTCGGATACTTCGTGGCCGAGTGCCGATCGCTGTCTTACAAGGCTCGGTTTCAGCCCAACGAAGTGCTCGATTCGAAGGGAAACTGGGTCCCCTTTGTGAGTTGA
- the nadB gene encoding L-aspartate oxidase yields the protein MIDSLDLPRRYLIPFDPRDLPHHFTDVLVIGGGLAGLRTALGVDPSARVLVVTKDQIRESNSTYAQGGIASVLDPEDNFDDHVADTLAAGKGLCDRSVVETVVREAPGRIAELIDWGTAFDQIDGQVALGLEGGHSHARIVHALGDATGREVMRAVVAQAQSRPNVRIWQNSFTIDLLTFEGRCRGAIVWDRRRGPSLIWARATLLATGGAGQLYRESTNPPIATGDGHALAYRAGAELRDMEFIQFHPTVLYIAGSSRHLLTEAIRGEGAYLRDCNGHRFMPEYHPDAELAPRDDVSRAIVAQMAKTQHPCVFLDLSHLDPALVRRRFPSIDSLLHGFGLDITRDQIPIRPGAHYMIGGITVDLDGRTDVPGLWAAGEVTSSGLHGANRLASNSLLEGLVFGARAAEDINRSLNGSIPSLLEVPPIAVDRHDTPHEPLDLADIRNSLRAQMWRNVGITRDARGLDEAARQVAFWCRYVLDQSFDDPEGWVLQNMLTVAHLIIAGASLREESRGTHTRRDFPNPRTDWERPVSFRRPRLPEDSAPIDPALVS from the coding sequence ATGATCGATTCGCTCGACCTCCCCCGTCGTTACCTCATCCCGTTCGACCCCCGGGATCTGCCGCACCACTTTACAGACGTGCTTGTCATCGGTGGCGGTCTGGCCGGACTTCGGACCGCGCTCGGAGTCGATCCGTCGGCTCGGGTACTCGTGGTGACCAAGGACCAGATCCGAGAAAGTAACAGCACCTACGCCCAGGGAGGCATCGCCTCGGTCCTGGATCCCGAAGACAACTTCGATGACCACGTTGCCGATACCCTGGCCGCCGGCAAGGGACTCTGTGATCGCTCCGTCGTCGAAACGGTCGTACGAGAGGCTCCCGGACGAATCGCCGAACTGATCGACTGGGGAACCGCGTTCGACCAGATTGACGGTCAGGTCGCCCTCGGACTCGAAGGCGGGCACTCCCATGCCCGCATCGTCCACGCCCTGGGAGACGCCACCGGCCGAGAGGTAATGCGGGCCGTCGTCGCACAGGCCCAGTCTCGCCCGAATGTCCGGATCTGGCAGAACAGCTTCACCATCGACCTGTTGACCTTCGAGGGCCGATGCCGAGGGGCGATCGTCTGGGACCGTCGCCGAGGACCCTCGTTGATCTGGGCCAGGGCCACCCTCCTGGCCACCGGAGGGGCCGGCCAGCTCTACCGCGAATCGACCAATCCCCCCATCGCCACCGGAGACGGCCACGCCCTCGCCTACCGCGCCGGGGCCGAACTCCGCGACATGGAGTTCATCCAGTTCCACCCGACGGTCCTGTACATCGCCGGATCGTCTCGCCATCTCCTGACCGAAGCCATTCGAGGCGAAGGGGCCTACCTCCGCGACTGCAACGGCCACCGCTTCATGCCTGAATATCACCCCGACGCCGAACTCGCCCCCCGAGACGACGTCTCGCGCGCTATCGTCGCTCAGATGGCCAAAACCCAGCACCCCTGCGTCTTCCTCGACCTCTCACACCTCGATCCCGCCCTGGTCCGACGACGGTTCCCCAGCATCGACTCCCTCCTACACGGCTTCGGCCTCGACATCACCCGCGACCAGATTCCCATCCGACCCGGCGCCCACTACATGATCGGAGGCATCACCGTCGACCTCGACGGCCGGACCGACGTTCCCGGCCTCTGGGCCGCGGGCGAAGTCACCAGTTCCGGCCTTCACGGCGCCAACCGCCTGGCCTCGAACAGCCTGCTCGAAGGGCTCGTCTTCGGAGCCCGAGCCGCCGAGGACATCAATCGATCCCTCAACGGTTCCATCCCCTCGCTGCTCGAAGTCCCCCCCATCGCCGTCGATCGCCACGATACTCCTCACGAACCGCTCGACCTGGCCGACATCCGCAATTCCCTTCGCGCCCAGATGTGGCGCAACGTCGGGATTACCCGAGACGCCCGAGGGCTCGACGAAGCCGCCCGCCAGGTCGCCTTCTGGTGCCGCTACGTCCTCGACCAGAGCTTCGATGACCCCGAAGGCTGGGTTCTCCAGAACATGCTCACCGTTGCCCACCTGATCATCGCCGGCGCTTCCCTCCGCGAGGAATCGCGAGGCACCCACACCCGCCGCGACTTCCCAAATCCCCGAACCGACTGGGAACGACCCGTCAGTTTTCGACGCCCCCGACTTCCCGAAGACTCCGCCCCGATCGATCCGGCCCTCGTCTCCTGA
- the rpsI gene encoding 30S ribosomal protein S9: MATVNNPYTWGTGRRKTAVARVRIREGSGQYLVNGLPVDEYFNTETERADARAPIHVADLGGRLDVFVNVGGSGKSAQAGAVMLGLGRALSAYRTDLEPQLRDHGFLTRDARMVERKKYGHKKARRSYQFSKR, translated from the coding sequence ATGGCCACGGTTAATAATCCGTACACCTGGGGCACCGGTCGCCGCAAGACGGCTGTCGCCCGCGTTCGTATCCGAGAAGGCTCGGGCCAGTATCTCGTCAACGGTCTGCCCGTCGACGAGTACTTCAATACCGAAACCGAGCGCGCCGACGCCCGAGCGCCGATCCATGTCGCCGATCTTGGCGGACGGCTCGATGTGTTCGTCAACGTCGGCGGCAGCGGCAAGAGCGCCCAGGCCGGTGCGGTGATGCTCGGCCTCGGTCGCGCCCTCTCCGCCTACCGGACCGACCTTGAGCCGCAACTGCGCGACCACGGCTTCCTCACCCGAGACGCCCGTATGGTCGAACGCAAGAAGTACGGCCACAAGAAAGCCCGTCGCAGCTACCAGTTCTCCAAGCGTTGA